The segment CCGTTTTGTGTACAGTAAATGACACCACTGTTTGTTCAATCAACATTGCAAGTGGGTCATAATAGAATTACACTATTAGTTTGTCCAGTCTGCAAAAATCAGATGTAAGAGTAGGCCCTGATTTAACAGCAAAGACAAATGTGCAGGAACAATAGTTGCACTTTAGTGTCACTGACAGTAGGTTGTTAAGCTGTAACAAAGCTTTACTGCAATAGAACAACACTGTAATATTTAGCTTTAACAGCCGATGCAATTTCAAATAATAGATCAAATAAATCTATTAACaatgataatatatatatattttttaatgtatgtttttgctTGTGAGGCAGTACATAGCACAGTACATCTATTTTAtggaataatataaataaaggtTTGAGGATTTATAGATTGACTGTCAAACTTGCTACTTAATAAAAAGGTTGTCATGTCCTCCATGTTATCACATTTTGCCAAAACCTTTAGTCAAGAGAGCAATTAGCATTTCCACACTGAAGCTCAGCCTGAGActcagtattattatttaagtgTTTGTATGTGGCCAGTCAGGAGGCAGTATGAAACCAATACACACCCATCTGATTGCCTTCTCAGAAGTGCCGTCATTAAAGTAACACTGGATCTTTGAGAGCAGGCCCTCCGAAGGCCAGTCACAAGCTGAGCATGGGTTTCTCCCAGTACAATAGGCAGCCTCACAGCCTTATCACCCccgtcatcttcatcatcttaATAATCATTGCCAGTATGATGCAGCTCAGTCATCAGTTTTATGTATGACACAAGTGACTGCTTCTTCTCTTAAAATAttgcacataaaaaaacattctaTTACAAAGGGCAAAGTGAAAAGGGGATTTTGGTTTACCTCTGATTATCATAAGTGTCAAGAGCAAATGCCATTTAAAGAGCTACAGTATTGTGGAAACATTAATGTAATtcaatttaaagtgaaaaaCTATCAAACAACATACTTTTTCCCCCTTACTTGTAATGACACAGTGATTTTGTATATAGCCTAAATGCAAAAAGGCAATATcaataatcacaattaaaatatatgtagacatttttattgattattgattgattgaactACAGAAATAATTAGTTTCTCCCAACTTTTTCTGGCAAAGTATGTGCAAATTGAGTATGTGCGAATTGTTCTTGAAAAGTGTTAAGTTTAACATGGTGCAGCACCACTGTGACTAATGAATAACAAGCACAAACGTACAACAGTTAACAACTGCTTTGGGGTTTATTTTACAATTGAGAAAGAACTGAAACAAACTAATTGTTTCTAAaaagttttttatgtttttacaacaTTGTTGATAAAACATTGAAATGTATAGTCATTGTGCATCGCTTATTTATTGTTCCACACCATATCATGCATCAAGTTGGATGCAAGTATAATTAAAATTATTTCTGTAAACCaagccaaagttaaatttgtattttctttaaaaaatgacattttgtaACTCTACAGCATATATCTATGTACAtcatctgtttttatgttttatcagtgttttatacaaaatgacaatataaaaGTTAGAGAATGCACACACCTTAAGATACAAAGAATGTTGATCTGTTTCAAACGGTAAGATATGTCCAATGAGTACTGACGCTTCACTGGGGTCATTTACATGTAACAGACTCCTCTTTACATTTGAATAGAGCCACACAAATCAGAGAAGGTTTTAACAAACCATACAACTGGAAAATTGTTATAAGATGAGTTCACAACAAGAAAACGTTTCTGACCAAACCTGCAAACTGATGGCCATTCACTTTGATTCAACCAGTACTTAAGTATTCTTTTACTCCAAATGCTTACATGGTGTTTTGTCTGTTACACTGGCAGATCTATTAGCAGGCCATTCATCATGAAAATCAAGaccttaaaaacaagaaaagaatattttttaaaactgtctGGTTCGGAAAATGCACATTTGAAGACATATTACAAATTGAATGTTGTCTGTCTAAGGTGCTACTTCAGTCTCTCGTTCTTTTGgtgtatacatttatttaaccttcTTATAGTATATCAAGTATTATACAATTCTCCTCTCTTGGCCTCTTTTATTCACcacttgattttgataccattGAAACAGTAGTTGTAttttagcaatgaaaaaaaaaaatcttgtgttttacCTTGATTCACTTAAGCACATGCACAGATCCGACAAAtatcatataaatatattacaaaataagtttaaaaaagcttggcaaaacaaaacaaaaacaaatcaacatGAAAAGACATGGTCCAGTCAGGCAGTTATCACAACAAAAAATTGTAAGACAGATTTTTTCTAGTGGCTCAGTTCGGCCCAGTGCAGAAATTGAAATGTCGTTTTAGTGCAATGAAATTCAGTTCAACAGCTGACTAAACTAATCTAAGCCTCAGCTTCACACCTGCACCTTCTCTATTTTGTCCAGCTTTTCCAGTTTCTCCAAAGCAGAGACAAAGACCAAGTGGTCTTCCGGAGATTTACCATGGGTCTTGCTGAGGTGGAGTTTGACGGCATGTTTGCTGACAAATGTCCGATTGCAAAGTCTGCACTGGTACACGGAGCCGGCCTCGTCCTCCACAGTGgtcagggagagaggggtgcTGAATGTCAGTTTATCTGTGATCACCTTAGAGGCAGCCTGCTGCTCCCGAAGGTGCTCAGATGACAGTTTGGACAGGTCCTTCAGACTGAAGCCCAGGTGAGACTCCAGGTGGCTAATGTAGGAGGCAGGAGTCCTGAATTGAGAGGCACAGTCCCCACAGAGGAATACAGGCTGGCATGAGTCCATGTTCTTCAGAAACTTGGTGCCTCCAGTCCGCCTCAGCTGATACTTGACATTAGCTAGCCAGTGGGAGATGGTGGTCATAGAGAGCCCTGTGAACTTACAGATGTGGACCCTTTCCTGAGGGCCCAGGTCAGTCATTGCATATCGGCCCTCGGGGGTCTCTCTGAGGCTAGAGGCAAACTGAGCCTGCAGAATGAGCAGGTGCTGTGGGTTCCAGTTGGACTGTCTTCCTTTCCTCTTCTGGACAGGAGACAGGTCCTCCATGGCATCCTCAAATGCACTGCCCTCAGCATCTGATTTCTCCGAGatggaggagggggtggaggatTTGGGAGTTAACCTCCCTGTGAGGTTTTTTACCATATCTGAAATGTCCATCAGGGCATTCTCTCTCAGAGGAGAGGACACCGATTCAGACAGAGACATGATTGGTTTGTTACCATTCACACTATTGTTTGTCTGCAGCACACagctgttattgttgttgttgctgttgctaGTGTTAGTGGACTTATTCTTACTCAGATCAATTGGCTGGTCACTGCTTTCATAGAGCTGATAGTGGCTAATGGGCTCTGTTGACTTGCCCTGAGAGCTGGGGTTGAACGCTGGCTTATCTATCATGCTGTTGCTGATTTTGTAAAGCATAGAGAGTGGGTCTGCAGCGGGACTCACAGGTTTGGAGGCCTTACCCAGATGTGTGTTCATGATTGACTGGAGTGCACTTAGAGGGTTAACAAAAGGGCTTTCTGGTGAGTGGTCAGTGATAATCCCAAGACTGTTGCCATTAGTAACTGGGGACTGGCATGTCTCTGAGCCATTCTTTGAATGGTTGCTGTGACTATCAACAAGGCTCTCTTTGGGCTCCTTCTTGCAAATGAGCTCTGAATCTACACTGCCTGGGCTGCTACTTCTCACACCAGATGGCTTACCAACTGAAAGGTCATTTGGAGATGGTAActgctctctttgctctctcatTGCCGGAGAAGGAGATTTTACTAATGATGGAGGCCGGCAGCGCTCTAAGCTGAccattttctcctctttctctttcttcacaGTGGCAGCTTTCCCTGTCACCTTCTCTACCAGCTCTTCCATGGCAGTGACATTGCTCCTGAGTGGGGTAGGGGAAGAGGGGCTTCTAGGTGAATGGATGACTGAGTTGGGATCATTTACTAGGCCTCGCAGACTACTGTTAAACATTGGCTGCATTTGTACACTTTGGATGGTGGGGGGCAGAACAGTAGTGGAACTTTTCATTGCGCCCTGCAACTGATAAGCCGCATGAATGCTGGGATAGCCTCCCCATGTGGGCGTGCCTGTCTGAGCTTTGCTAATGGCACTAGATACTGTGTTCTCAAGGGACTTAAGTATATCTAAACCTCCTTTAGGTGTCTCCTCCAAGTCCTCCTCTCTGAGATACTTATAAGAGGTTGTATCAGATTCAGATTTCTCTCCTGaatcctctttctcttcctttatCTTTTTCTCTACTATGTCCCCATcaaccttctcctcctctggcccttctcttttctcctcagAGGCAGACGACAGGGCAGGGGACACTGGCTGGGATTTTATGCCACAGGGAACAGGGAGCCTGGTGGTGGTGGGTGGCAGAGGAATGGACTGAATCTTTTCCTCCACTACAGGGTCAAAGACAAGCTGTTTGCCCTTTTTGGAAGCAGAATTTGTGACCTTCAAAAAGTGTCCTGTCACCATCATGTGTGCAGTTAGCTGTTGGAGTGTATCATGGGAGCTCCCACACTCCATACATTTGAGTATTTGGGCCTTACGAGCCTCGAACTGCCATGTGTAGCTGGCACCGTTTTGGTAACCATAACGGTTGTTTGGTGTGACATAAGGGTTGgctgcagattttgagtctttccCAGCATCGCTAAGAGATATGCTCCCGCCACCACTAACAGCATGGACAGAGTCTGGGGAGCAGGGGGACACTATTGGGTCTTGTATAGCTCGCTTTTTAGCAGAAGTGGGCACCAGTTTAGTAGCCAATGCTGGCACTGGCTCTTTAAGAGGCACTTTTTGGTAATGCTTGGTCTTGATCATATGGACACTGAGGTCTTGCAGAGACTCAAATGAGTGGCCACAGTACATGCACTTAAGTACCTTTTGGGCATCCTCCTTCCCCTCCATCTCCATAAGGGAACGCTTGCGTGGTTTGGACCAGCGCttgccctgctcctcctctttgtccttATTATCATCGCGATAGTGGCCAGTTTCATTCATGTGGACTGTTAGACCTACTAATGTGTCATAAGCTGCACTACAGTCTTTGCAGCGGAACTTGCTTGCCCCAGTAAAGACAGAGCCATAGAGCTTGTTGTTTTGCCGATAGAGCTGCACGGTGCTGAAAAGGCTAGGCTCTGGTAAAAGGTGGTAAGGTGTCTGCTGAAGAGTTTTGGCTAGTGCTGCTTGGTGCCAGTCATAAGCTACGCCACTACCATTACTTGCTGCCCCACTGCTGCTCCCACTGCTGCTAGTGGCACTGTGGGTGCTAGCTGTGCTCACTGCTATGCCGTTGGTGGTGCAAGTGGAGTTACTACTGTGGTTGACAGAGCCCGAACTTTTACCATTATGTTGACTGCTAACTACACTGGTGCCACTGCTCTTGTTTGCAGGAGAAGTCGGGGACACAGGGGCAGTTGCAGTAGCGGTAAGGGCACTGTTGACACTACCAGCAGCAGCGGATTTGGATTTCATGATGTCCAATGTGATGCTAGACCAAGAGGCATCTGAAATAAGGTTTGCATAGACGGCTTTCATCTTTGCCAGACTGTCCTGGATGGAAAGGCCGTTGTTGCCGTTGGGTCGCAGAGCATTGCCATCCCTCTCCTGACCGTCCCGGGAAGAGGTGCTCTTGAAATCTGCAAGTCGGTCACTGGAATCGCTGAGTGGAGAGCCGTAGCCTGCATCAGGGTTAGTGCCGTTGCTGAGGGGAGAGTCTCTGTAGCTTGGTAGCTGGCCTCCATCTAAGTCATCGTCTTCCTCATTGCACATGAACTCGGTGTCTTGACCATCCAGTGAGAGGCCATCGTCCTGCAGGTGCTCTTCCTCATCATGTGGTGCTGCCTTAAGCTCATCCTCTGGCATGTACGCTGCAACACACAGACAAGGAcaaacacagaaagagagaaaaaggtcAGCTCAATGAAATAAAAGATTTACAGTGCACAAACAGAGCCACTATCAAAATAACCCAAACTGAATGCTCTTGATAGCACATGTAGGCTtttactttgtgtgtgtgttgttttggtaTGCATGCATGAGTTTATCTTACACACATGTGGTTCTGAAAGGCAGTGGTGAAAAAAGCCTCCAAGGGAAAAATAAATCACTGAGCTTCTGACAGTTGTCCTTTTCCTTCCCAACTCCCTATTCCTCCACAAGCTTCATGTTCCCCAGGAAATGACTGTCTGTTTGGCCTTGTTAGCCAGCTGCATGCTTGTATGacgaacccccccccccccattttattttctctttctcaAGCTCTATTGTCTTTTACCCATACAGCATGTGACATTCATCTTATCAAGTGattatattgtaattattatgaTGAAAATAATTTCTACATTTGTGTTTTAGAAGTGGTCATTGGGGgggtcattttatttaaaacaacaaaaaatgctaAAAGGACCTTTGACCTCTATACAAAAAGACAGACTCAAAGAAGAACAAGTAAATGAGTTACAGATCTTTTTATGTGtattgaaaagtaaatgtaaacacaGACAATTATTCAGGCGAGACAGACAAGACTGGatgtagagagaaagaaagtgagcAGGAGGTGGTGGGTTATGAGCTAGGTGGAGAGATAGGGGTCTGGAAAGGGGTGATGGGGGCTGTGCAGAAATCCCAGAATGGAGCAGAGGatagaggggtgagagagacaggaaagaCAGCCCCCTGGTTTCTTCCTTTATCTCCTTCCTGCATGGTGAGATGTGTGTCCTAGATGCCTGTATCAGTCTCTTCTGATGAAACAGATGTGCTGTCAGCTTCAAACGGCACGCTAACCTGTCATATCATAATCTAAGTGGACATAATACCTGATATATATGTACACTGGCACCATTTACTGCTGCCTGAGAGGAGATGGGGCAGTGGAGGGGAGTGGTAAGCAGCTGCACTATATTCTTTGACTACAAGATGATGTGGGTGTGCGTGCATGAGAGGGGCTACCAAGTGCCCGTCTGTAAACACCTAAGCCAGCACACTCACTTTACTCACTTTCCCTGCCTTATTCCAAGTGTGTGCATTTTATGCACTAATACATGTTTGCTCTAACAGCACAAACTTGAAATCGGCAACCCTAATATTGCCTATAAGTCTCAGTTTGCTGTGTGCTACTGATACACCCTTCTCCAAATGAGCAACATACTCCCCAAACGGCTGACAGGATTTCAGTGAAATGAGAGCACTACAGGAGAACCTGGCTGTGCTTCAATCCCACTGACAGACTGAGACCTAGACAGTTTCTAAAACTCTTGAAAATCCCTAACACAGCAGATTAGCATTATGTGCCGTACTAGCTACAACACAACGTCGGAGTGTCTTCTGTTACAGTACCTTCCCCCTCACTACCTACTTCCTGAAGAGCAAGCTATCGATATCATATTATCCATTTAATATACAGGGCATTTTATAAAATGAATATCCTATCTTGACAAAGCACAATACCACAAAAAATACTGTAGGAATTACCTAAGTGAGTCACTCTTCTCTGCTCAAGCCAAAAACACAGCTAAACCCTGGTAGTTGGAATTGCTTAATGACACCCAGACAGCAGGAAAGAGAAGCCGCAGATCTGAAATATGCCTGTGTGAGTGACAAAAGACAGACTGCAGAGGGAGGGGTCTGGAGCGATGAGCATGGCGCCAGGGAACCCTTTGACGATCCCTGTCAATCAATGCCTGTCCTGCcatgttgtcatggaaacaacAAAGAGGGAGATATCAAAAGCACACAGACAAAAGACTGGCAAAGACAGACATCTGTAAGAATCACAGCCAGTTTCATGATGCACAACACTACACCATTAGTGAATATGTGTTTTCTCCAATAACCCTTTCTACATATGCTGAGGAATATCAACTAATTTGGGACAAAGCTTTGAAATTAAGAGAAAATTATAACAACAGCATAGTACATTTGTTCACAGACACCTGATCCTGAGGTGGACCATATAAAGGGTCCTGTGTCTTTGGGATGCACATATGCAGGGTAACACCAGCAGCAAAGGGGCGGTGTTGTGAGGGGCAGGGCTGGCGTGCCGTCCCTGGCGGTTTAGTTTGCAGAGTGGGTGATGGCTGTGAGCAGGGCCATCTGCACAGGCGCCAAAGCGCCTGTCACTTTTGCTTGGGGACGTGCCGCCATCAAGGAGACAGGCGGCAGTGTGGCCAGGATAACGCCACAGACTTACTGTCAAATACTGCAGCGATCAAGGCCCCACCAGCTCCACCAGATCACCAACATGGACCAGACAACGACTAACGCTAATGTAAAGACAGGTGTATAGTGAAGTCACTGCTCAGTAAAATACACATGGAAAAGGTTTGAGACGTAGAGTAATCATAAACTGCTCGCCTGCACAAAATTACGGGCTCAGTTGTTAAACATGGTATATTCAAGTTTATGGAGTGCAGGCAGtttgtaaaataatgtaaatatcaCATACAATACTTCACTGGAGTGAGTTTGAGCAGAGCTCCAAAGAAGAGCTGAAGTTCATCATGATGAAGCGAGTGGTGAACGCCCTGTATCAACACTAAACTGGGCCTCACAAATGGACAACACACTTGACACAAGCGCAGATCATCTCCAAAACATTCGCTCCCACACACGGCTCGACTTTGTGTATGACATGATTTTTGTAAATGATACCAAATGAAATACAACCAGCGGACACGTCAGCATTTTGgcaagcagaggagcagaaacatATCATTCCTTTTCAAAACTTTGCTATCTTTCTCCAccttccctctcccttcctACGCTCTGAGTCTGCTGGttgttaaatcaataaaactcTCTGTCAGGCTCACAGAGGTTCACCATTTGGCCGCTGTCAAAGCCAAACAAACCAGATAAGAAAGGCAGCCGGGCGATGAAACGAGAGTGAAAGGGGGTAAAAAGATGGGGATGAGACCAGTCAGCTCCGCTGCCATAGGCCCAAATACTCCCTGCAGCCCTCCTtctatttatttacacacattttttatttatttgatctgATTTTGGGGAAG is part of the Periophthalmus magnuspinnatus isolate fPerMag1 chromosome 16, fPerMag1.2.pri, whole genome shotgun sequence genome and harbors:
- the LOC117383325 gene encoding teashirt homolog 1-like, which encodes MPRRKQQEPRRSAAYMPEDELKAAPHDEEEHLQDDGLSLDGQDTEFMCNEEDDDLDGGQLPSYRDSPLSNGTNPDAGYGSPLSDSSDRLADFKSTSSRDGQERDGNALRPNGNNGLSIQDSLAKMKAVYANLISDASWSSITLDIMKSKSAAAGSVNSALTATATAPVSPTSPANKSSGTSVVSSQHNGKSSGSVNHSSNSTCTTNGIAVSTASTHSATSSSGSSSGAASNGSGVAYDWHQAALAKTLQQTPYHLLPEPSLFSTVQLYRQNNKLYGSVFTGASKFRCKDCSAAYDTLVGLTVHMNETGHYRDDNKDKEEEQGKRWSKPRKRSLMEMEGKEDAQKVLKCMYCGHSFESLQDLSVHMIKTKHYQKVPLKEPVPALATKLVPTSAKKRAIQDPIVSPCSPDSVHAVSGGGSISLSDAGKDSKSAANPYVTPNNRYGYQNGASYTWQFEARKAQILKCMECGSSHDTLQQLTAHMMVTGHFLKVTNSASKKGKQLVFDPVVEEKIQSIPLPPTTTRLPVPCGIKSQPVSPALSSASEEKREGPEEEKVDGDIVEKKIKEEKEDSGEKSESDTTSYKYLREEDLEETPKGGLDILKSLENTVSSAISKAQTGTPTWGGYPSIHAAYQLQGAMKSSTTVLPPTIQSVQMQPMFNSSLRGLVNDPNSVIHSPRSPSSPTPLRSNVTAMEELVEKVTGKAATVKKEKEEKMVSLERCRPPSLVKSPSPAMREQREQLPSPNDLSVGKPSGVRSSSPGSVDSELICKKEPKESLVDSHSNHSKNGSETCQSPVTNGNSLGIITDHSPESPFVNPLSALQSIMNTHLGKASKPVSPAADPLSMLYKISNSMIDKPAFNPSSQGKSTEPISHYQLYESSDQPIDLSKNKSTNTSNSNNNNNSCVLQTNNSVNGNKPIMSLSESVSSPLRENALMDISDMVKNLTGRLTPKSSTPSSISEKSDAEGSAFEDAMEDLSPVQKRKGRQSNWNPQHLLILQAQFASSLRETPEGRYAMTDLGPQERVHICKFTGLSMTTISHWLANVKYQLRRTGGTKFLKNMDSCQPVFLCGDCASQFRTPASYISHLESHLGFSLKDLSKLSSEHLREQQAASKVITDKLTFSTPLSLTTVEDEAGSVYQCRLCNRTFVSKHAVKLHLSKTHGKSPEDHLVFVSALEKLEKLDKIEKVQV